From a region of the Besnoitia besnoiti strain Bb-Ger1 chromosome I, whole genome shotgun sequence genome:
- a CDS encoding hypothetical protein (encoded by transcript BESB_004800) — MRQTASCTALTSPPLRGSSPRLRGLENRRGENNCFLNVTLQAFWNLRSFRTLCQSSPEHQHPAVPSCPSLTASSYSSGSASESSSSLPASPTWACHAPGEAPEAPSAAAGERRRRSLTLPPVFPLSASPSAADAHERAEAEPDGATSQAPQGEESPFLASFTSPSKQQEETPNDASWNARRGRQKNASTDGGRGTPVRVSPDRLSASFASCSASSPPAEDESGTRKALQPSRAALSQLPAAASCVYCAIKNLFANYQFGSCEVLPAAPIRASLASCWASTRFMPGDMEDADETLVGVLDALHAWHQGLSTPAPSAYPFSSVPWSAASHASDSSQDLSNPLNFLEFYREVPCNPPCLAHSLFSLHLLFLPRCTACGATGEPLLQQLYVHRAYVAELLPVLASKSPHSLLPCLSPSRSASSAKPSRFRSRSTRVRASREASRGRSERGSSCSPDDASARESGSVLSASSRGASGSKPWLPRFLTEPESASAPSLSVNKRQETGLSLGQPSPVSDDARSPRAGASAKNGFGGSRGLRLGACASLLGEALRALFLADATLANPENLRIPRLSAAVAGRAQAERRLAACAFLSVGDQLLPAACAEADAYPGEAGGLSSSRRLEDDTEERAGEEQLRRGLSRVAQLGSSDYSDPLDEDFKRLQQLFQFADRVRLSPQRKAQKKHVASRGRAPSQRDRRGDVVREEAAEDARGPRPDSATKRTGKGDCEQCSGAATVVLDRYCIHAPAVFVCSLTWPPDLAQIAPSSPLDASPSASSPFFGLPSLKGGAQKDREEARQSIFLLLQSLAPVLDVRQVSIFSSETGRASSPAGRRRTHSSGDASGEAARDRTARHSGDASPSISRDWRANDPESTAREEVEAFTADVDGKHVFRGMVSFYGRHYVCFFHHWGSGKWVLFNDSRVTRGLTWTDVVSMCVSGKLLPCLLFFERISFAAVSRWDLRPSFFPPPSSSFSSCASSASSAFSSSSSGSFSASEVPAAGLRRAPPDGDRPEAPAAARRKEEYGKEALQIFCAEMLSCQALSFEAFALKDLQGASPGFRVLDDTASGSATPCRMS; from the exons ATGAGGCAGACTGCGTCATGCACCGCGTTGACGTCCCCCCCACTTCGgggctcttcgccgcggctgcgggggcTCGAGAATCGACGTGGCGAGAACAACTGCTTCTTGAATGTCACTCTCCAGGCTTTCTGGAACCTCCGTTCGTTTCGAACTCTCTGCCAGTCTTCGCCGGAACACCAGCATCCAGCGGTTCCTTCGTGCCCTTCTCTTACCGCCTCCTCGTATTCGTCGGGCTCGGCGAGCgagtcgtcttcgtcgttgCCTGCCTCGCCTACTTGGGCCTGCCACGCTCCGGGAGAAGCGCCTGAAgccccctccgccgctgccggcgagcggagaagacgcagctTGACGCTGCCGCCGGTGTTTCCTTtgagcgcgtcgccctccgcagccgacgccCACGAGCGAGCCGAGGCTGAGCCGGACGGCGCaacctcgcaggcgcctcagGGCGAAGAAAGTCCCTTTCTGGCTTCTTTCACAAGCCCTTCAAAGCAACAGGAGGAGACACCGAACGACGCCTCCTGGAATGCGCGAAGAGGGCGGCAGAAGAACGCCAGCACcgacggaggccgcgggaCTCCGGTGCGTGTCTCTCCTGACCGTTTGTCGGCCTCTTTTGCGTCTTGCTCagcttcgtcgcctcctgcggaggacgagagCGGCACCCGCAAGGCTTTGCAACCCTCCcgcgctgcgctgtctcAGTTGCCAGCTGCCGCGAGTTGCGTCTACTGCGCGATCAAGAATCTGTTTGCGAACTACCAGTTCGGGAGCTGCGAGGTGCTGCCTGCCGCACCAatccgcgcgtcgctggccAGCTGCTGGGCAAGCACGCGATTCATGCCTGGGGACATGGAAGATGCCGACGAGACGCTCGTCGGCGTTCTAGACGCCTTGCATGCATGGCACCAAGGG TTGAGCACGCCAGCACCGTCGGCTTATCCCTTCTCCTCGGTGCCTTGGTCAGCTGCCTCCCACGCGTCAGATTCTTCTCAAGACCTCTCCAATCCTCTAAACTTTCTCGAATTCTATCGCGAGGTCCCCTGCAATCCGCCCTGTCTGGCGCACAGCCTTTTCTCGCTTCACCTTCTTTTCCTGCCGCGCTGCACAGCCTGCGGGGCGACCGGCGAGCCCCTGCTCCAGCAGCTGTATGTGCATCGCGCGTACGTAGCCGAGCTGCTTCCAGTCCTCGCGTCAAAGTCTCCGCATTCGTTGCTaccgtgtctctctccgtcccGGTCTGCTTCATCCGCGAAGCCCTCGAGATTCCGTTCTCGTTCGACGCGCGTCCGTGCgtcccgcgaggcgagcagggGCCGTTCTGAGCGGGGCTCTTCCTGCAGTCCCGATGACGCGTCAGCGCGAGAGTCAGGAAGCGTGTTGTCGGCTTCATCCCGCGGTGCCTCTGGAAGCAAACCCTGGCTTCCCCGTTTTCTGACCGAACCAGAGTCCGCTTCAGCACCGTCCCTCTCGGTTAACAAGAGGCAGGAGACTGGGCTGAGCCTGGGACAGCCGTCGCCTGTGAGTGACGACGCGCGCTCCCCCCGTGCTGGAGCCTCCGCGAAGAACGGATTCGGTGGCagtcgcggcctccgccttggcgcatgcgcgagtctcttgggcgaggcgcttcgcgctcTGTTTCTCGCGGATGCGACTCTGGCGAACCCTGAGAATCTTCGCAtccctcgcctcagcgcggcggtggcgggACGCGCCCAAGCCgagcggcgtctcgcggcctgcgccttcctctccgtgGGCGACCagctgctgcctgcagcctgcgcagaggcggatgCGTACCCAGGCGAGGCAGGTGGGTTGTCGAGCTCTCGCCGGCTAGAAGATGACACCGAGGAGCGAGCGGGCGaagagcagctgcggcgcgggttatcgcgcgtggcgcagctTGGCAGCTCGGACTACTCAGACCCGCTCGACGAGGACTTcaagcggctgcagcagcttttCCAGTTCGCCGACCGagtgcgcctctcgccgcagcgcaaggcgcagaagaagcacgTCGCGTCGAGGGGCCGAGCGCCGAGTCAGAgggacaggcgcggcgacgttgtcagagaggaagcagctGAAGACGCCCGGGGACCGCGACCTGACAGCGCGACGAAGCGAACAGGGAAGGGCGACTGCGA GcagtgcagcggcgcggcgacagtCGTTCTGGATAGGTACTGCATCCACGCGCCGGCCGTTTTCGTGTGCAGTCTCACGTGGCCTCCGGATCTCGCTCAGATCGCGCCCTCATCTCCGCTCGACGCTTCTCcgtcggcttcctcgcccttcttcggTCTACCTAGTCTAAAGGGCGGCGCCCAGAAGGATCGCGAGGAGGCTCGCCAGTCGattttcctccttctccagAGCCTGGCGCCAGTCCTCGACGTCCGACAGGTAAGT ATTTTTTCCTCCGAGACAGGCCGGGCGTCGTCCCCAgcggggcggagaagaacgcACTCTTCCGGTGATGCGAGTGGCGAGGCTGCTAGAGACCGCACGGCCCGCCACAGCGGGGATGCGTCTCCTTCTATAAGCCGAGACTGGCGAGCGAACGACCCGGAATCCACTGCGCGGGAGGAAGTCGAAGCGTTCACCGCAGATGTCGACGGCAAGCACGTCTTCCG AGGGATGGTTTCCTTTTACGGCCGGCACTACGTCTGTTTTTTTCACCACTGGGGCTCTGGAAAGTGGGTGCTGTTCAACGACTCGCGGGTCACTCGCGGCTTGACGTGGACAGACGTCGTCTCGATGTGCGTCTCGGGCAAGCTGCTCCCCTGTCTTCTGTTCTTTGAGCGCATTTCCTTCGCGGCGGTGAGCCGCTGGGACCTGCGTCCTTCCTTCTTCCCGCCCccctcttcgtccttctcatcctgcgcgtcgtcggcatcgtccgccttctcctcctcgtcctcagGCTCGTTTTCAGCCTCCGAAGTGCCGGCCgcggggctccgccgcgcgccccccgacggcgacaggcccgaggcgcccgctgcagcgcggcggaaagAGGAGTATGGAAAGGAAGCTCTCCAGATCTTCTGTGCAGAG ATGCTTTCTTGCCAAGCTCTGTCCTTCGAGGCGTTCGCACTGAAAGATTTGCAGGGAGCGAGCCCtggcttccgcgtcctcgacgACACAGCGAGTGGCTCTGCAACTCCCTGCCGGATGTCGTGa